One part of the Rhodococcus oxybenzonivorans genome encodes these proteins:
- a CDS encoding DUF7455 domain-containing protein, translating into MPGTLTSPPLTAADRCDRCGAGARVRAVLPTGGELLFCGHHANEHADRLREMNATIVSEAEAAI; encoded by the coding sequence ATGCCCGGAACACTGACCAGCCCCCCGTTGACCGCAGCCGACCGGTGCGACCGGTGCGGTGCGGGAGCCCGCGTTCGCGCGGTACTTCCGACCGGAGGAGAGTTGCTCTTCTGCGGTCACCACGCCAACGAGCACGCAGACCGTCTTCGCGAGATGAACGCCACGATCGTGTCCGAAGCCGAAGCTGCAATCTGA
- a CDS encoding RNA polymerase sigma factor, which yields MAATDTRQTADSTSESGPEAPVAQAADGTASAVEEAPAKKAPAKKAPAKKAAAKKAPAKKAAAKKAGGKKATSGKTGDGEDGPDEDVADIEDIDITEGDLAEVESDVVEVVAVGEEDEAEEPSDKDKASGDFVWDEEESEALRQARKDAELTASADSVRAYLKQIGKVALLNAEEEVELAKRIEAGLYATQIMQELADAGEKLPAAQRRDMSWICRDGNRAKNHLLEANLRLVVSLAKRYTGRGMAFLDLIQEGNLGLIRAVEKFDYTKGYKFSTYATWWIRQAITRAMADQARTIRIPVHMVEVINKLGRIQRELLQDLGREPTPEELAKEMDITPEKVLEIQQYAREPISLDQTIGDEGDSQLGDFIEDSEAVVAVDAVSFTLLQDQLQSVLETLSEREAGVVRLRFGLTDGQPRTLDEIGQVYGVTRERIRQIESKTMSKLRHPSRSQVLRDYLD from the coding sequence GTGGCAGCCACCGATACACGTCAGACTGCTGATTCGACTTCAGAGTCAGGACCGGAAGCACCAGTCGCACAGGCCGCCGACGGAACTGCTTCGGCAGTCGAGGAAGCTCCCGCGAAGAAGGCTCCGGCCAAGAAGGCTCCCGCCAAGAAAGCAGCGGCAAAGAAGGCTCCTGCGAAGAAGGCAGCAGCAAAGAAGGCGGGCGGCAAGAAGGCCACGTCCGGCAAGACCGGCGACGGTGAGGACGGCCCCGACGAGGATGTCGCGGACATCGAGGACATCGACATCACCGAGGGCGACCTCGCGGAGGTCGAGTCCGATGTCGTCGAGGTCGTTGCAGTCGGCGAGGAGGACGAAGCCGAAGAGCCGTCCGACAAGGACAAGGCATCCGGCGACTTCGTGTGGGACGAGGAAGAGTCGGAGGCGCTCCGGCAGGCCCGCAAGGACGCCGAACTGACGGCCTCGGCCGACTCGGTCCGCGCCTACCTCAAGCAGATCGGCAAGGTCGCCCTCCTGAACGCCGAGGAGGAGGTGGAACTCGCCAAGCGGATCGAGGCGGGCTTGTACGCCACCCAGATCATGCAGGAGCTCGCCGACGCGGGCGAGAAGCTCCCCGCCGCCCAGCGTCGCGACATGAGCTGGATCTGCCGTGACGGCAACCGCGCCAAAAACCACCTGCTCGAGGCGAATCTTCGCCTCGTGGTGTCGTTGGCCAAGCGCTACACCGGCCGCGGCATGGCTTTCCTCGACCTCATCCAGGAAGGCAACCTGGGCCTCATCCGTGCAGTCGAGAAGTTCGACTACACCAAGGGCTACAAGTTCTCGACCTACGCAACGTGGTGGATCCGTCAGGCCATCACCCGCGCCATGGCGGACCAGGCACGCACCATCCGTATCCCGGTGCACATGGTCGAGGTCATCAACAAGCTCGGCCGCATCCAGCGTGAACTGCTCCAGGACCTGGGTCGCGAACCCACTCCCGAAGAGCTCGCGAAGGAAATGGACATCACGCCGGAGAAGGTGCTGGAAATCCAGCAGTACGCCCGTGAGCCCATCTCCCTCGACCAGACCATCGGCGACGAGGGCGACAGCCAGCTCGGTGACTTCATCGAGGACTCCGAAGCTGTCGTGGCCGTCGACGCCGTGTCGTTCACGTTGTTGCAGGACCAGCTGCAGTCGGTACTCGAGACGCTCTCCGAGCGCGAAGCAGGTGTCGTCCGGCTCCGCTTCGGACTCACCGACGGGCAGCCGCGCACGCTCGACGAGATCGGACAGGTGTACGGCGTCACGCGCGAGCGCATCCGTCAGATCGAATCCAAGACCATGTCGAAGCTGCGCCACCCGTCCCGGTCCCAGGTGCTGCGCGACTACCTGGACTAG
- the ppgK gene encoding polyphosphate--glucose phosphotransferase, whose translation MTRTGFGVDVGGSGVKGGVVDLETGKLVGDRIKILTPQPSTPEAVADTVAEIVRQASWDGPVGITLPSVVTGGVARSAANIDKKWIGTDARALFSEALGGRNVTVLNDADAAGIAEDALGAGRDAKGVIILLTFGTGIGSAILHNGVLLPNTEFGHMEVDGKEAEHRAASSVKEDKDLSYKEWAVEVSRVLTRFEDLLWPDLFIAGGGISRKHEKWIPHLTNRTTVVPAALLNSAGIVGAALAVETGIAP comes from the coding sequence ATGACCAGGACCGGGTTCGGCGTCGACGTCGGAGGCAGTGGCGTCAAGGGCGGTGTGGTGGACCTCGAGACCGGCAAGCTGGTCGGGGATCGCATCAAGATTCTCACTCCACAACCGTCCACGCCGGAGGCTGTCGCCGACACCGTCGCCGAAATCGTTCGTCAAGCGTCGTGGGACGGGCCGGTGGGGATCACCTTGCCGAGCGTCGTCACCGGCGGAGTCGCCCGGTCCGCGGCGAACATCGACAAGAAGTGGATCGGTACGGACGCCCGTGCACTGTTCAGCGAGGCGCTCGGCGGACGGAACGTCACCGTCCTCAACGACGCCGACGCCGCCGGGATCGCCGAGGACGCCCTCGGCGCCGGCAGGGACGCCAAGGGCGTCATCATCCTCCTCACCTTCGGTACGGGTATCGGATCGGCGATCCTCCACAACGGCGTCCTGCTTCCCAACACCGAGTTCGGGCACATGGAAGTGGACGGAAAGGAAGCCGAGCATCGTGCGGCGTCCTCGGTCAAAGAGGACAAGGATCTCTCCTACAAGGAGTGGGCGGTGGAGGTGTCCCGGGTGCTCACCCGCTTCGAGGACCTCCTGTGGCCGGATCTGTTCATCGCCGGGGGCGGAATCAGCCGCAAACACGAGAAGTGGATTCCGCATCTCACCAACCGGACCACCGTCGTACCTGCTGCCCTCCTGAACTCGGCGGGCATCGTCGGCGCTGCTCTGGCGGTCGAAACGGGCATCGCTCCGTAA
- a CDS encoding inositol monophosphatase family protein, which translates to MHAPQSRDTVRGHTAPDPQHLREVAVAVAQEAAAHVRARRPEVFGIVGSRLGSGDSVASKSSPTDPVTVVDTEAELVIRERLAQWRPDDAILGEEGGGEGDSLDGVRWVVDPIDGTVNFLYGVPAYAVSVAAQIDGVSVAGAVVDVAAQSTYSAASGRGATMTDVDGRVSELRCNPVRELSMTLLATGFGYGAGRRAVQGALIGDILPRVRDIRRIGSAALDLCMVAAGRVDAHFEHGLSPWDWAAGSLIAAEAGARVRVPSPHTSSADGEITVAAAPGIADALDALFAEVGCDRPIPE; encoded by the coding sequence GTGCACGCACCCCAGAGTCGAGACACTGTCCGAGGCCACACCGCCCCCGATCCCCAGCATCTCCGCGAGGTTGCCGTGGCGGTGGCGCAGGAGGCCGCGGCTCATGTCCGCGCCCGGCGGCCCGAGGTTTTCGGGATCGTCGGGAGCCGACTGGGTTCCGGCGACTCGGTAGCGTCGAAGAGTAGTCCGACCGATCCTGTGACGGTGGTCGACACCGAAGCTGAACTCGTCATCCGGGAGCGCCTCGCGCAGTGGCGTCCGGACGATGCGATCCTCGGGGAAGAAGGTGGGGGAGAGGGGGATTCGCTCGACGGCGTGCGGTGGGTGGTGGATCCGATCGATGGCACGGTGAACTTCTTGTACGGCGTACCGGCCTACGCCGTGTCGGTGGCGGCGCAGATCGACGGGGTCTCGGTCGCCGGGGCGGTCGTCGACGTGGCGGCGCAGTCGACCTACTCCGCCGCGTCGGGCCGCGGTGCCACGATGACTGATGTGGACGGTCGGGTGAGCGAACTACGCTGCAACCCTGTCCGCGAGCTGTCGATGACTCTGCTCGCCACAGGATTCGGATACGGCGCAGGCAGGCGCGCCGTACAGGGCGCACTGATCGGCGACATTCTGCCGCGCGTGCGGGACATCCGACGCATCGGCTCAGCGGCGCTCGATCTGTGCATGGTCGCTGCGGGCCGGGTGGATGCCCACTTCGAACACGGGTTGAGCCCCTGGGACTGGGCCGCCGGATCGCTGATCGCCGCGGAGGCGGGCGCCCGCGTACGCGTCCCGTCACCGCACACCTCCAGCGCCGACGGGGAGATCACCGTCGCTGCCGCCCCCGGCATCGCCGACGCCCTCGACGCATTGTTCGCGGAGGTCGGATGCGACCGGCCGATCCCGGAGTAA
- a CDS encoding DUF4193 domain-containing protein, with amino-acid sequence MATDYDAPRRTESDEVSEDSLEELKARRNEAQSAVVDVDESDTAESFELPGADLSGEELSVRVIPKQADEFTCSSCFLVHHRSRLATDAGGVLVCRDCAA; translated from the coding sequence ATGGCAACTGACTACGACGCACCGCGGCGAACGGAGTCCGACGAGGTTTCGGAGGATTCGCTGGAGGAGCTCAAGGCGCGACGCAACGAGGCTCAGTCGGCTGTTGTCGACGTAGACGAATCCGATACCGCGGAATCGTTCGAACTTCCGGGCGCCGACCTGTCCGGCGAGGAACTCTCGGTGCGGGTCATCCCCAAGCAGGCCGACGAGTTCACTTGTTCGAGCTGCTTCCTCGTGCACCACCGCAGCCGCCTCGCCACCGATGCAGGCGGAGTGCTCGTGTGCAGGGACTGCGCAGCCTGA
- a CDS encoding YihY/virulence factor BrkB family protein codes for MSETRAKASDRGAARHRARWHPLRRTLRVITHTASQAWDDSIFAKAATAAFWQTLSLPPLLLGLLGMLGYVGGWFGPDTVDIIQSKIITFSGTVFSDSVVEEIIRPTVGDVLRQGRPEIVSLSFLLSLWAGSSAISTFVDSIVEAHGQQEARHPVWQRVFALLLYVAFLVLAVFTLPLVALGPTLVGQVLPEAWRTIGTEIVDTFYYPGVGLLMIIGLTTLYKVALPKSLPWHRLLGGALVAGVFFLAASTGLRRYLSWATGTGYTYGALAAPIAFLLFTFFLGFAVVLGAEFNATIQEFWPARATRIDQMRDWIAAQADSPSTGPVTNLTRRIATGPINIIGDRNRQGGRHEASDGDATPDRPRDGSPKDGSPKDARPEEGVLRDETPASPGLCEPSTPQSPLRNPS; via the coding sequence ATGAGCGAAACGCGCGCGAAGGCGTCGGACAGAGGCGCCGCCCGACACCGAGCGCGGTGGCATCCGCTACGCCGGACGCTGCGCGTGATCACGCACACAGCGAGCCAGGCGTGGGACGACTCGATCTTCGCCAAGGCGGCGACCGCTGCGTTCTGGCAGACGCTCTCGCTGCCCCCGCTCCTGCTGGGACTGCTCGGGATGCTCGGTTACGTGGGGGGATGGTTCGGGCCGGACACTGTCGACATCATCCAGTCCAAGATCATCACCTTCAGTGGAACCGTATTCAGCGACAGCGTGGTCGAGGAGATCATCCGCCCCACCGTCGGTGACGTGCTGCGTCAAGGTCGCCCGGAGATCGTCTCCCTGAGTTTCCTGCTGTCGCTGTGGGCCGGATCGTCCGCGATCTCGACGTTCGTGGACTCGATCGTGGAGGCACACGGGCAGCAGGAGGCACGCCACCCCGTCTGGCAGCGGGTGTTCGCGTTGTTGCTCTACGTCGCTTTTCTCGTCCTCGCGGTGTTCACCCTGCCGCTGGTTGCCCTGGGACCTACCCTTGTCGGCCAGGTCCTGCCCGAGGCGTGGCGCACCATCGGAACGGAGATCGTGGACACGTTCTACTACCCGGGTGTCGGATTGCTCATGATCATCGGCCTGACCACCCTGTACAAGGTGGCGCTGCCGAAGTCGCTGCCCTGGCACCGCCTGCTCGGCGGCGCACTCGTGGCGGGAGTCTTCTTCCTGGCCGCCAGCACGGGCCTGCGGCGGTACCTGAGCTGGGCGACCGGTACCGGATACACGTACGGGGCGCTCGCCGCCCCGATCGCGTTCTTACTCTTCACGTTCTTCCTCGGTTTCGCCGTGGTTCTGGGCGCCGAGTTCAACGCAACGATTCAGGAGTTCTGGCCGGCCCGCGCGACTCGCATCGATCAGATGCGGGACTGGATCGCCGCCCAAGCCGATAGCCCCTCGACGGGTCCGGTGACCAACCTCACCCGCCGCATCGCCACGGGACCGATCAACATCATCGGCGACCGCAATCGGCAAGGCGGAAGACATGAGGCCTCCGACGGGGACGCCACACCGGACCGTCCCCGAGACGGCAGCCCGAAGGACGGCAGCCCGAAAGACGCCAGGCCGGAAGAGGGGGTCCTACGGGACGAAACCCCCGCGTCCCCCGGTCTGTGTGAACCGTCGACGCCTCAGTCGCCCTTGCGCAACCCCTCGTAG
- a CDS encoding DUF3093 domain-containing protein — protein sequence MSETSRPEAAPTDHTSPTLYSERLWVPVWWWIAGLFVAGLLAAEVHMGAPGVRAWLPYVLLLPLPIWGLVWLSRTRVELVDEADGVHLRVGQAHLPVDVIARVAEVPATAKSAALGRQLDPAAFVQHRVWVKTMVLIVLDDPEDPTPYWLISTRRPAELLAALDRARPEEH from the coding sequence GTGTCAGAAACGTCCAGGCCCGAAGCCGCGCCCACCGACCACACCTCGCCGACGCTGTACTCGGAACGCCTCTGGGTACCCGTCTGGTGGTGGATCGCGGGCCTCTTCGTCGCCGGACTGCTGGCTGCAGAGGTACACATGGGTGCGCCCGGCGTTCGTGCCTGGTTGCCCTACGTCCTGCTACTTCCCCTCCCGATCTGGGGATTGGTGTGGCTCAGCAGAACGAGAGTCGAACTCGTCGACGAGGCGGACGGCGTCCACCTCCGGGTCGGACAGGCTCACCTGCCGGTCGATGTCATCGCGCGGGTTGCCGAGGTTCCCGCCACCGCGAAGAGCGCAGCACTAGGACGGCAGCTCGACCCGGCCGCCTTCGTGCAGCATCGGGTGTGGGTGAAGACGATGGTGCTGATCGTCCTGGACGATCCCGAGGATCCGACTCCGTACTGGTTGATCAGCACCCGACGGCCGGCCGAATTGCTGGCCGCTCTCGATCGTGCGCGCCCCGAGGAACACTGA
- a CDS encoding DUF3039 domain-containing protein, whose product MSTQTKERPDVTTDESTDDDTPKFFHYVKKNKIAESAVMGTHVVALCGEVFPVTKSAKPGSPVCPDCKKIYEGLRKGD is encoded by the coding sequence GTGAGCACTCAAACAAAGGAACGGCCCGACGTCACCACTGACGAGTCGACCGATGACGACACCCCGAAGTTCTTCCACTACGTGAAGAAGAACAAGATCGCCGAGAGCGCTGTGATGGGCACGCACGTCGTCGCGCTGTGCGGTGAGGTCTTCCCGGTCACCAAGTCCGCGAAGCCGGGATCACCCGTCTGCCCCGATTGCAAGAAGATCTACGAGGGGTTGCGCAAGGGCGACTGA
- a CDS encoding cation:proton antiporter: protein MNTTTLALIELGAVFFALGLLGRLAARFGMSPIPFYLLGGLCFGSGGFVQLGDISEFSHIASEIGVVLLLLLLGLEYTASELVTGLRRSWMAGVVDLVLNAAPGAAVALFLGWGTTGAVVLGGVTYISSSGIIAKVLTDLGRLGNRETPVVLSILVFEDLAMAVYLPILTALLAGVSIAGGLEAVGISLIVISVVLVIALRYGRYVSAVLDSPDSETLLLKLLGAALLIAGISSAMQVSAAVGAFLLGIAISGSTAHNASRVLEPLRDLFAAMFFVVFGLNTDPTAIPPVLGWAVLLAVTTALTKMITGAWAAKQQGVGRLGRARAGVALIARGEFSIVIAGLAVAAGAVESQLVALATAYVLLMAVIGPIAARVVEPVAEAWLRVRASA, encoded by the coding sequence GTGAACACCACCACGCTCGCGCTCATCGAACTGGGCGCGGTGTTCTTCGCGCTCGGGCTTCTCGGCCGCCTCGCGGCACGATTCGGCATGTCGCCGATCCCGTTCTACCTGCTGGGCGGGCTGTGCTTCGGCAGTGGCGGCTTCGTCCAGCTCGGAGACATCAGTGAGTTCAGCCATATCGCCAGTGAGATCGGTGTCGTACTGCTCCTGCTGCTTCTCGGCCTCGAGTACACGGCCTCGGAGCTCGTCACCGGTTTACGCAGATCGTGGATGGCCGGTGTCGTCGATCTGGTTCTGAACGCCGCGCCGGGCGCGGCCGTCGCGCTATTCCTCGGCTGGGGGACCACCGGGGCGGTGGTGCTGGGCGGCGTCACCTACATCTCGTCCTCCGGCATCATCGCGAAGGTCCTCACCGATCTCGGCCGCCTCGGCAACCGGGAAACTCCGGTCGTGCTGTCCATCCTGGTGTTCGAGGACCTCGCGATGGCCGTCTACCTTCCGATCCTCACCGCGTTGCTCGCCGGGGTCAGTATCGCCGGTGGCCTCGAGGCAGTCGGCATCTCGCTGATAGTGATCTCGGTCGTCCTGGTGATCGCCCTGCGGTACGGACGCTACGTCTCCGCTGTGCTGGACAGCCCGGACAGTGAGACGTTGTTGTTGAAGTTGCTCGGCGCAGCCCTTCTGATCGCCGGGATCAGTTCGGCGATGCAGGTGTCGGCTGCGGTGGGGGCCTTCCTGCTGGGGATCGCGATTTCCGGTTCGACCGCGCACAACGCGAGCCGTGTCCTCGAACCCCTCCGCGATCTCTTCGCCGCCATGTTCTTCGTCGTGTTCGGTCTCAATACGGATCCGACGGCAATTCCCCCGGTCCTCGGCTGGGCCGTCCTGCTGGCGGTCACCACAGCGCTCACCAAGATGATTACCGGTGCGTGGGCGGCCAAACAACAGGGTGTCGGCCGCCTGGGCCGCGCCAGGGCCGGGGTGGCGCTGATTGCGCGGGGGGAATTCTCGATCGTCATCGCCGGACTCGCCGTGGCGGCCGGTGCAGTCGAAAGTCAACTCGTCGCCCTCGCCACGGCCTACGTTCTCCTGATGGCTGTCATCGGACCCATCGCGGCGCGGGTCGTCGAACCGGTCGCCGAGGCGTGGCTGCGAGTGCGCGCGAGCGCCTGA
- a CDS encoding DUF3099 domain-containing protein, whose translation MARSAGFGASGEAGSPNNPVLITEAARSIEDQHRARVRKYLIIMSFRFPALIFSAAAYGIWGNAWISMAIIGLSIPLPWIAVLIANDRPPRTKDEPSRYDHRDTTALPAPPHRTIEG comes from the coding sequence ATGGCCCGAAGTGCAGGGTTCGGCGCATCAGGCGAAGCCGGCTCACCGAACAACCCGGTTCTCATCACCGAAGCGGCGCGATCCATCGAGGATCAGCACCGCGCGCGTGTCCGCAAGTACCTGATCATCATGTCCTTCCGCTTCCCCGCACTTATTTTCTCGGCGGCGGCCTACGGCATCTGGGGCAATGCCTGGATCTCCATGGCGATCATCGGTCTGTCCATCCCGTTGCCGTGGATCGCAGTCCTCATCGCGAACGACCGGCCTCCGCGCACCAAGGACGAACCGAGTCGGTACGACCATCGAGACACCACCGCTCTGCCTGCGCCGCCGCACCGAACGATCGAAGGCTGA
- a CDS encoding DUF952 domain-containing protein: MNSEQALVHICSRDEWNEALGSGRRVPESFGADGFIHLSTPAQVHLPANRLFAGRSDLVILWLDPTALGSPVLWEPGVPTDPSSMLFPHLYGPLPLAAVTSIEDYRPGADGRFPALV, translated from the coding sequence GTGAATTCGGAACAGGCGCTCGTGCACATCTGTAGCCGCGACGAGTGGAATGAGGCGCTCGGAAGCGGCCGGCGCGTACCGGAGTCGTTCGGCGCCGACGGATTCATTCACCTGTCGACGCCGGCGCAGGTGCACCTGCCGGCCAACCGGCTCTTCGCGGGGCGCTCAGATCTGGTCATTCTGTGGCTCGATCCGACCGCTCTCGGCTCGCCGGTGCTCTGGGAGCCCGGTGTGCCGACCGACCCGTCCTCGATGCTCTTTCCCCACCTCTACGGGCCACTGCCGTTGGCTGCGGTCACCTCGATCGAGGACTACCGTCCCGGCGCCGACGGCCGGTTTCCCGCTCTGGTGTGA
- a CDS encoding DEAD/DEAH box helicase: MSAETVGPGAAQIVGTEAYLAQTEPARPAAGSLRAWQRRALAKYLSTGPRDFLAVATPGAGKTTFALRVASELLRDRTVDQVTVVAPTEHLKHQWAESATRNGIALDSYFSNSTGQTSSDYQGVVVTYAQVASHPFKHRVRTESRRTLVILDEIHHGGDAKSWGDAIREAFGDATRRLALTGTPFRSDDSAIPFVTYEPDREGLLRSKADHSYGYSDALADGVVRPVVFLAYSGEARWRNNAGEEFSARLGEPLSAEQTARAWRTALDPAGDWIPAVLHAADTRLGQLRAGGMPDAGGLVIATDQTVARAYAQTLTAVTGEEPVVVLSDDPTASKRIAEFGASTQKWMVAVRMVSEGVDVPRLAVGVYATSASTPLYFAQAIGRFVRSRRKGETASVFLPSVPVLLDLASQLEAQRDHVLGKPHREKEGFDDDLLADANKQKDELGEDEKAFTSIGADAELDQVIYDGSSFGTATFSGSDEEADYLGLPGLLDAEQMRALLRQRQQEQISKPEAAPVVAPPVPQVAERVAAAGQLAQLRRELNSLVAMHHHRTGKPHGTIHGELRRVCGGPPTAIATVEQLTDRIATLRQW; this comes from the coding sequence GTGAGTGCTGAGACCGTAGGTCCCGGGGCGGCGCAGATAGTGGGCACCGAGGCATATCTCGCTCAGACCGAACCAGCTCGACCGGCGGCGGGGTCACTGCGTGCTTGGCAGCGCCGTGCCCTGGCCAAATACCTGTCCACCGGTCCGCGCGATTTCCTCGCTGTCGCAACACCGGGTGCCGGTAAGACGACGTTCGCGCTACGCGTGGCGTCGGAACTGCTGCGGGACCGCACGGTCGACCAGGTGACGGTGGTCGCACCCACCGAACACCTCAAACACCAGTGGGCCGAGTCGGCAACCCGTAACGGGATCGCCCTGGACTCGTACTTCTCCAACTCGACCGGGCAGACCTCGAGTGATTACCAGGGTGTGGTGGTCACCTACGCGCAGGTGGCTTCCCACCCGTTCAAGCACCGGGTGCGCACCGAGAGCCGACGCACGCTGGTGATCCTCGACGAGATCCACCACGGCGGTGACGCGAAGAGCTGGGGAGATGCGATCCGTGAGGCATTCGGTGATGCCACGCGCCGGCTTGCGCTGACCGGAACGCCCTTTCGAAGCGACGACAGCGCGATTCCCTTCGTCACGTACGAACCCGACCGTGAGGGGCTTCTCCGGTCGAAAGCCGATCACTCGTACGGATATTCCGATGCGCTCGCCGACGGAGTCGTCCGGCCGGTGGTGTTCCTCGCATATTCCGGTGAGGCCCGGTGGCGGAACAATGCGGGCGAGGAATTCTCGGCTCGACTGGGCGAGCCCCTCAGCGCGGAACAGACTGCGCGCGCCTGGCGAACCGCGCTCGACCCTGCGGGCGACTGGATTCCGGCTGTGCTGCACGCCGCCGACACCCGGCTCGGACAGCTACGTGCGGGTGGCATGCCGGACGCGGGCGGACTCGTCATCGCCACCGATCAGACGGTTGCCCGCGCATATGCCCAGACGTTGACGGCCGTGACCGGCGAAGAACCGGTCGTCGTGCTCTCGGACGACCCGACGGCCTCCAAGCGGATCGCGGAATTCGGCGCAAGTACCCAGAAATGGATGGTCGCCGTCCGGATGGTGTCCGAGGGTGTCGACGTTCCCCGCTTGGCCGTCGGTGTCTACGCCACCAGTGCGTCCACCCCGCTGTATTTCGCGCAGGCGATCGGACGCTTCGTGCGGTCGCGGCGCAAGGGTGAGACCGCCAGCGTCTTCCTTCCGTCGGTGCCGGTTCTCCTCGACCTTGCCAGCCAGCTCGAGGCGCAGCGAGATCACGTACTGGGTAAGCCGCATCGGGAGAAGGAAGGGTTCGACGACGACCTCCTCGCCGATGCGAACAAGCAGAAGGACGAGCTCGGGGAGGACGAGAAGGCGTTCACTTCGATCGGCGCCGACGCGGAACTCGATCAGGTGATCTACGACGGTTCGTCCTTCGGGACGGCGACCTTCTCCGGTTCGGACGAGGAGGCGGATTACCTGGGATTGCCGGGGCTGCTCGACGCCGAGCAGATGCGTGCGCTACTTCGTCAACGCCAGCAGGAGCAGATCAGCAAGCCGGAGGCCGCGCCCGTCGTTGCGCCACCGGTCCCGCAGGTCGCCGAGAGGGTGGCAGCAGCTGGGCAGCTCGCCCAGCTCCGGCGCGAGTTGAACAGTCTCGTCGCGATGCACCACCACAGGACAGGAAAGCCGCACGGCACCATCCACGGGGAACTGCGCCGCGTCTGTGGTGGACCGCCGACTGCCATTGCGACCGTCGAGCAGCTGACCGATCGGATCGCCACCCTGCGCCAGTGGTAA
- a CDS encoding cation:proton antiporter regulatory subunit: MNVEVTPLPGIGVRKDFVLASGRRIGVVSHRDGRTDLIVSKQDDPDACAASLPLSTEEAAVLSNLLGAPQLVAQLEEEHRDLPGIRTKQLYIKEDSRFDGRPLGDTAMRTRTGVSIVAVMRAGEVYPSPKPDFMLTSGDLLVTVGTTEGLDAAAKLLANG; the protein is encoded by the coding sequence ATGAACGTAGAAGTGACGCCTCTACCCGGAATCGGCGTACGCAAAGACTTCGTACTCGCCTCCGGACGTCGTATCGGTGTCGTCAGCCATCGTGACGGTCGCACAGACCTGATCGTGTCGAAACAGGACGACCCCGACGCGTGCGCCGCGTCCCTGCCGTTGAGTACCGAGGAGGCGGCGGTCCTCAGCAATCTGCTGGGTGCGCCGCAACTGGTGGCCCAATTGGAAGAGGAGCATCGCGACCTCCCGGGAATCCGCACCAAGCAGCTCTACATCAAGGAAGATTCCCGGTTCGACGGTCGTCCGCTCGGGGATACGGCGATGCGTACCCGTACCGGGGTCTCGATCGTCGCGGTGATGCGGGCGGGCGAGGTGTACCCGTCGCCGAAGCCGGATTTCATGCTCACGTCAGGCGATCTTCTGGTTACCGTCGGAACCACAGAGGGACTGGACGCAGCGGCCAAGCTCCTGGCCAACGGCTGA
- the cei gene encoding envelope integrity protein Cei, with product MVSLITEGSSRDENGRPFRRRRSLPILVVFAVLALLGAVVWAGILGEDENLATTVDCNAPAPASQPADPAAPPQQTLGEKVDPSTLRDVEPAALSATKVRVFNANGEHGQAAQVAAQLSDYGFASAPDVQAGNDPIYLDQNMQCQGQLRFGPQGLAAASAVWLVAPCAELIQDARTDDTVDLALGTYFRKISPNTDAEEVLRSLKDPPPGTQPAPLDIDLLKAARTARC from the coding sequence GTGGTTTCACTGATCACCGAAGGCAGTTCGCGCGACGAGAACGGTCGTCCGTTCCGGCGACGGCGAAGTTTGCCCATTCTTGTGGTGTTCGCGGTTCTCGCCCTACTCGGCGCAGTGGTGTGGGCGGGCATTCTGGGCGAGGACGAAAACCTCGCCACCACCGTGGATTGCAACGCTCCTGCGCCGGCGTCGCAACCGGCGGATCCGGCGGCCCCGCCGCAACAGACTCTCGGCGAGAAGGTGGACCCGTCGACGCTCCGGGACGTCGAGCCGGCCGCCCTGTCCGCCACCAAGGTGCGGGTGTTCAACGCGAACGGTGAGCACGGCCAGGCAGCCCAGGTCGCCGCCCAGCTGAGCGACTACGGCTTCGCGAGCGCACCCGACGTGCAAGCCGGCAACGACCCGATCTACCTCGACCAGAACATGCAGTGTCAGGGGCAGCTGCGGTTCGGTCCTCAGGGTCTCGCCGCCGCGAGCGCCGTCTGGCTGGTGGCGCCGTGCGCGGAACTGATCCAGGATGCACGCACCGACGACACCGTCGATCTTGCGCTCGGCACCTACTTCCGGAAGATCTCACCGAACACCGACGCCGAGGAGGTGTTGCGGTCCCTGAAGGATCCTCCTCCGGGAACGCAGCCCGCCCCACTCGACATCGACCTGCTGAAGGCCGCTCGCACCGCCCGCTGCTGA